Proteins from one Terriglobales bacterium genomic window:
- a CDS encoding IS256 family transposase, translating into MRKKYQRKQRKSNHKLEIVRGQELMVKVPLPMAEVWAEMQAQVEELTGQAGLQILRAILENEVTRRVGPPHRPNPSAGCVRWGKQPGYVVFAGQKIPVERPRVRTREGQEVELESYGQLQQDGKLQRAVREGMVAGLSTRNYRRAVESVLEGYGIEKSSVSRQFVAATSNQLRELCERRLEDLNLVVLMIDGIHFGGQVLVVALGIAEGGEKHVLGVWQGATENTTVVKGLLEDLVDRGLDLQRRYLVVIDGSKALRAGVERVFGEQVEVQRCQIHKRRNVREYLPENCQKDYDRRMRNAYAMNNYTDAKAALEKIFRQLERINPTAAHSLQEGLEETLTVHRLGIGGVLRRKLATTNPIESCLSTVQRVARNVKRWREGNQPLRWTATGLLEAEKKFRRIKGYQEILLLKERLNPSRIQQKEVRNLEVA; encoded by the coding sequence GTGAGAAAGAAATACCAGAGGAAACAGCGTAAGTCCAATCACAAGTTGGAGATCGTCCGAGGGCAAGAGCTGATGGTGAAGGTGCCGCTGCCGATGGCCGAGGTGTGGGCGGAGATGCAAGCGCAGGTGGAAGAGCTGACCGGGCAGGCCGGGCTGCAGATCCTCCGCGCTATCTTGGAAAACGAGGTCACGCGCCGGGTAGGACCTCCGCATCGACCGAATCCGAGCGCCGGGTGCGTGCGTTGGGGGAAGCAGCCGGGTTACGTGGTCTTCGCGGGACAGAAGATTCCTGTGGAACGGCCGCGGGTGCGCACGCGCGAGGGCCAAGAAGTGGAACTGGAAAGCTACGGGCAATTGCAGCAGGACGGAAAACTGCAACGAGCGGTGCGCGAAGGTATGGTGGCTGGATTGTCGACGCGGAACTACCGGCGCGCGGTGGAGAGTGTTCTGGAAGGCTACGGGATCGAGAAGAGCAGCGTGAGCCGGCAGTTTGTGGCGGCTACCAGCAATCAGTTGCGCGAACTGTGCGAGCGGCGCTTGGAGGATCTGAACCTGGTGGTGCTGATGATCGATGGGATTCACTTCGGCGGCCAAGTGCTGGTGGTGGCGCTGGGTATCGCGGAAGGCGGTGAAAAGCACGTTCTGGGAGTGTGGCAAGGAGCCACGGAGAACACCACGGTGGTCAAAGGGTTGCTGGAAGATCTGGTGGACCGCGGACTGGATCTGCAGCGGCGGTATCTGGTGGTGATCGACGGATCGAAAGCGCTGCGCGCCGGAGTGGAACGTGTTTTCGGGGAACAAGTGGAAGTGCAACGCTGCCAAATTCACAAGCGGCGGAATGTGCGGGAGTATCTGCCGGAGAATTGCCAGAAAGACTACGACCGACGGATGCGCAATGCGTATGCGATGAACAACTACACGGATGCCAAAGCTGCGTTGGAGAAAATCTTCCGGCAACTGGAAAGAATCAATCCCACGGCTGCCCACAGCCTGCAGGAGGGGCTGGAGGAGACGCTAACCGTCCATCGCTTGGGCATAGGAGGCGTATTACGGCGGAAACTGGCCACCACCAATCCGATCGAATCGTGCTTGTCGACGGTGCAGCGGGTGGCGCGGAACGTAAAACGTTGGCGAGAAGGAAATCAACCGCTGCGCTGGACCGCTACAGGGCTCCTGGAGGCGGAAAAAAAGTTTCGACGCATCAAAGGGTATCAAGAAATTCTGTTGCTGAAGGAACGCCTGAATCCGTCGCGCATTCAGCAG